TCAGTTTCTGTGAGGATGAAATAATATCTGACATATATATTGACACCTGAAAAAATAAGTCTTGGTGACTGCGAATAAGTCTGGCACCTTTTGATCGAACATTTTCACATTTATTACGTTCTTGCATTTCTTTCTTTCCGCACAGCCTAACACATGCGCACTAGAATAGATCCACTTCTGAATTTCTTTTCCAACAACTGTGAGAGACTGCACTACAAAGAGTATAATTTCATAGTATTAATGGCGCAAGGTTAATTTTGTTTCTGATTACCTTCCCTATTCAATGAGCCATTCCAAAAGACACCTGGCCTGGAAAACGTATCAAAAGATGCATGGATGGGATAACCAGAAAGACTCGAACAGTTTATTTCTTAtgctttttctttatattttttgttaaCAAATAAACTTCATTGATGAAAATCCATGATTGCGCTTTCACCAAAGATTCTAGCCTAAACATTAATCCTAAGAAAACATAACCAAATAACCTAAGCCCTTTCACCACGAATGCGCTTTGCTAATTGAATATCTTTAGGCATGATCGTGACTCTCTTAGCATGAATTGCACACAAGTTAGTGTCTTCAAACAATCCTACTAAATAAGCTTCAGCAGCCTCTTGAAGAGCAAGAACAGCACACAAGGTATAATCTGGTTTCTTTTTATACAGCAATTCTAGAGGTGTTTTTGAATCTGATTTAGTTTTAGGCACCCTATTGATAAGATAACAAGCAGTTGTAAAAGCCTCTGACCAAAAGTCTTTAGGCAAGTGAGCATGAAATAGAAGTGCTAGACCACTTTCTGTGACATGCCTTATACGACGCTCTGCAAGACCATTCTGAGCCGAGGTGTGAGGGCAGGAAAATCTATGTTGAATGCCTGAACTATTTAAATAGGAGGTAATTCTTTTGTACTCAAGAGCATTGTCAGATTGAAAAACCTTGATTTTGTAACCAGTCAAATTCTCTACTTGTTTGTGAAAGTGAACAAAGATATTGTAAGCATCAGAACGATGAACCATTGGAAATACCCATGTGTAATGAGAGAAAACATCCATTAACAACAGGTAATAACGAAAACCATTCCTTGATAGTTGTGGAGAAACCCAAATATCAGAAACAATCAAACTTAAAGGAGTATCAAAGGTAGTAGTACTGAGAGAAAATTGAAGTTTTCTACTCTTGCTAACATGACAAGAGTGACAGAAATCAAACTTCTTATGCAAAACTGGAAGAGAGAAATTTCTAATTATTTTTGAAACAGTTCCAAGCATGGGGTGACCCATGCGCTGGTGCCATACAGGTAAACTGGCTGAGAGAAAAGACtgaggtatttttgatgaatgaAAGTCACCTACGCCATCGAAAACATACAACCCATTCTCATTCCTCCCCCTTAGCAGCACTTCCCCTGTGCATTTGTCCTTCACAAGAAAAAAGCTTGTGTGAAACTCAAAAATCACGTTGTTGTCTTTACAGAATTTAGAAACAGatagaagattttttttaatcttaGGCACATGATAAATCTGATTTAAGAAAAAGCAACGTGAATTATGAGTGAATGTTGCGTTACCAAGATGTGCAATCTCCAGACCATTACCATTACCTACTCGAACTTGATCCGTGCCCTCATACTCATGTGGTATGCAGATGTTGTTCACATCAGGAGTTAGATGATGGGTCGCACCAGTATCAGTTACCCATTGTCCATTAGATTGACCACCTGGTAAGGAAATATAAGCCTCAGGCTTTTTTGCAGGTTGTTGAGCATCTCTGTCATAGCGAAACCAGCATCTATCTGCATTATGGTTACGCTTTTTGCAAATCTGACAATAGACTGTACTATTACCAGAATTTCTTGGAGGCTGTTGAGGGCGACGATTATTGTTTGGCGGATTTGGTCCTCTCGGTGTATGTTGGACTCCTCTTGGTGCAGGTCTGCTTGCAGAAGATGAGGAAGAGCTGACATAATTTGCAACTGGTTCTTGCAACTGAGATAGTTGATGTTCTAACCTCATCTCAAATGTCAGAAGATGAGTGATGAAGGTTGATATGTCCATTGTTTCAGCAGTACTTAAAGTAGTAACAATAGGGTCATATGTATGATTTAATCCATTGCAAATGGATTGCTTTTTCTCATGAGCTGGTACGGTATATCCTGTGGCTGCAAGCTGATCAAACAAACGCTTAGCATCATTTAAATACACCTTCAGAGTCTTATCACCTTTGTGCAGATTATGGAGCTATCTCTTTAAATTCATCTGGTGAGCAAATGTTTTTGGAGCAAACTCAAACTCCAAGGTGCCCCATATCTCTTGTGCAGTTTCAAGTTCTGCAACTACACTGAGAACCTCAGGAGTCAAGGTAGAATTCAGCCAACCAACGATCAAAGAATCTTGGTGCTCATATGCTGTGAACGCAGGATCAATATCCTCACTTTATGGTAGATTTCTTGGTGGTTTTTCTTTTGATCCATCAATAAAACCTGTTAGGTCATAGCCTTTCAGTATAGGCTTGAACTGAGCCTTCCATAAAACATGATTAGTACCAGTATGTTTCAAGGTAACAAGGTGATGGATTTGAACCTGGCGTAGAGTAGTTGTAACCTCTGCCATTGTTTGGATTTGTGGTTGTATAGGTTTTAGAATAGGCGCGGAAGCCGGGTTTTGGATCTTGAGCCTGATACCAAGCTAGAAGATGATATTTGGGTGAAATACTTCCACACTTAATGTGCAGAttttagagttttatttataCTCGTAGGTTACTGCAACGCAGTTACATTGTTGTTACAGACTCTATCAAAACAAAGACCCTAACAAACTCAAGACTCTGATTAATCTTAGCGTGAACTTATCCTTAGAAGTCTTCCTTGTTACTCGGTCTTCTGACTCTGTGAAGTGCTTATCTTGTTATTGTTAACAAGGTGCAGCTGAGTCAGTATGATGACTAACAAGTTCAGTACTCTTCTGGTATTTCCTGATTTCACGAAGAGCAACTGTTCCTGGACGATAGCGATGTGGCTTCTTAACTCCTCCtgttgttggtgttgatttcCTTGCAGCCTTGGCAGCGAGTTGCTTCCTGGGACCTTTACCACCGGTAGATTTACGAGCAGTCTGTTTAGTACGAGCCATTGATGGAACGAAGAGGAGATCTGAGAATTTGGAAACGTAAAGGCAGAGAAGGGAAATTGGGGGTTTCTAATGTTTTGTGCATGGTAGAGGCAGTACCTGTTGGTATTTATATTAGCAGTTTTTTAAACTGAAACGTGGCCAAGGCGGTTTAGAAGTAAGGTGACGTGGGAATGTGGATAGGTTtcagtttttgaagaaaacacaCAATCTGTATGGTCGATATGCTTTGCTCTTATTGGTTAGTTTGTCTTCAGACGGATCGGCAGCCTCAGTGTTTGTGTTTTGTGTtctcttgcttttttttttttttttttgcagNNNNNNNNNNNNNNNNNNNNNNNNNNNNNNNNNNNNNNNNNNNNNNNNNNNNNNNNNNNNNNNNNNNNNNNNNNNNNNNNNNNNNNNNNNNNNNNNNNNNNNNNNNNNNNNNNNNNNNNNNNNNNNNNNNNNNNNNNNNNNNNNNNNNNNNNNNNNNNNNNNNNNNNNNNNNNNNNNNNNNNNNNNNNNNNNNNNNNNNNNNNNNNNNNNNNNNNNNNNNNNNNNNNNNNNNNNNNNNNNNNNNNNNNNNNNNNNNNNNNNNNNNNNNNNNNNNNNNNNNNNNNNNNNNNNNNNNNNNNNNNNNNNNNNNNNNNNNNNNNNNNNNNNNNNNNNNNNNNNNNNNNNNNNNNNNNNNNNNNNNNNNNNNNNNNNNNNNNNNNNNNNNNNNNNNNNNNNNNNNNNNNNNNNNNNNNNNNNNNNNNNNNNNNNNNNNNNAAACCCgatacttgctactggaaaatggGTTTCGGTTCTCGGTTCTCGGTAGGTTCCAAAGGAAAAAAAGGATTTGTTTTGTAAACAGGAGGCGTGCACATTTTTGATTGTTGAATTCAGATCACCTGAACACTAGTATTAACAGTCTTGTCGCAGAATGCCCTTTGGTTTCTGTCAGAAAGCCACTTCCGGGAGATATTATTAGTTTATTTCTACAGGAAAAACTTTTGTCACATCTGACTTTCTGTTCTTTGAGACAGGCCAGCCATGCCAAGAAGATGTACGAAATTTTCTTAAAATCGTGTTACGCTAAATTTGTCTTTAGGAAGAAAGAGATTTACGGGGCGGCATCTTAAGCGGATGCTAACATAATTCTGATTTTGTGGGTGAACCTCATTACATTATCATTCATTATACAAAGAGCTAGTGATTTTCACACGGCAAACAAGCCATGCTCCATTACTTTATACCTCCAGTCACCAAATCCTTTTTTAACCGATGCAACTGATCAGATGATATATGGCATATTGCTCGATTATCcaaaaattaattttcttttatgtttagttttgattaCAAAAACATCTTTCCCTTTTAAAGCCTTAATCATGGATTGCGTTCTTCCCTTTTAAACTAATAGTCCTATAGAAACATCAAACAGTTTCTCATTTAGACCCTAAATATGGTGTGAATTTCGAATTTCATATTCAAATACAACGGTTGGCTTAGTACACCAGACATGCGAAGAATTAGTTTTGGGGGCGATATAATCCATTTACTCCGGGGCAGTCTAAACAAGTTGCTCATCACTTTGTGGTGTAATCTATTCACATACTGGTGTTATAATCTTGACTTGTCCTCAAAAAAGCTAcagcaataaaataaaataaaataatttattttattttattttattttgataaaaaagaagATTATTAGAAAAGAAGAGAAATGTACAAAATACTTCTTATAAGGAGCAAGAAGAGAGGAATtacattttaaagaaaaataagaccCCAATTCAGTAAAACATTACTAAATATCCCATTCAGACTATATTTAAACAATGAAGCCCAAAAGAACATAAGAGCTATAGCATTATGACATACTGCTTCCATATCATTTGCTTTGTCGTCTAAAGTTgatgagtttctttcattccaTATGCTCCAAAGTGCAGCCGCATGTACTAAAGAgtgcaataaaataaaataaaaatgaagaaaaacgatgAAAATctcctaacaaaaaaaaataatcacaattatCCGAAGGCAATGAGAAATTTACAAACTGCAAAAACAGTGAGTTGGGTGATTAAACACAAGCGAGAGACTCGATGTAtgaataagaaaagaagaaattccCAGGTTTGGGTGGTGGTACTAAAATATCATATATTTTGTTGAAGCTCAATTATTTAGTATCATAAGAGATAACATTACTATCAGGAAAACAAGCTTCAATGTTTTGCCTTCTTCTTCAATGAATATGATGCGATTAGAAGGAGACACGTTAAGCACTCTGGGGTGTTTAATATTTCTAGATTTGACAATGCATTTGAGTGTCCATCCCGTGTAACCATTATCGATCTCAAATGTCAGAACTACTTTGGCCATCACCTTTTATAATAAGGTATAAATGGCCTTGATACTCATTGACACCCGAAATGCTTATGTCGTAGAGTACTTCTCCTGTAGGCCTTGGAACTACCCCAATGTATTCTCGATCAATACCAAAATAGGTCACAGTCCCATCACCCGCATTCCAGTTTAATGAACCATTCCATTGAGAATTCTTCAATGGTACTGTAGATGTGGAAAACCCTATTTCTACATCCAAAGAATCGCAAACACACACATATTGAAGTAAATAAACAAGAGATGCTCAAGaatacaagatatacgtggttcgatatgattacctacgtccacgggggtaaaAAGATGATCTTATTGCTTGACCCAAAGTTACAAGGGGTGTATCTCACTAATAAGCTTTCTAGTTTCACTACAATGCTCTTAGTTTTCTCTCCTCTCTCACTGAAAATCGCTCGGTCCTTAACTCTTTACAAAGCCCTCTATTTATGGTCGCACAtgatgatacatccaagttacaATGTGAGTCTAGGTACATCTTCCTCGCTGTTCTTCTCGGGCGATGAGTGATGTCCCTTCCGAGATGGTGATCCGAGCTTAGTAAGGTCTTCTCCCGACGTTCTCCTGTCCGATGTTGATTGTTGGTGAGCTGTCGCTGATATCGTCCTTCATCTGACCCGATATCATTAGTCCCGAGTCTTGCTTTGACCGgattcttcttatcttctcaaCGACCTTGTCAGAGCATTTATTACCCTAGTACTTGACTGGCGTCACATCCGAGTCTCACCTTTACATGTATTGTCTTCATGGGTTCCCTTGGTGCCTCTTTCCTTGCGCCGAACCTGGATGGGATGGTTCGGTACTTCACACTTTCCCCATTATTGGTGGGTCATTGTCTAAGATCGCTCCACCTGGATccgtggattatttacacctacatttatgccccttctttcactcGTGTGATCGACATGAGGGGAAGAAACTGCTTCGCCTCCCACGTCTCTGGCCATGCCGTGTTTTCCGCCATGATGTTCCCAAATAAAGTCGTCTTTATGACCTATTACCGTCTCCTCCGGTCGCAACTGCTCGTGGTATAAATTCATCAGTTAGACCCTTGGTTCTCCCTTCACTTTATTTTTCAATAGCCAACATATTTTCCCTCTTCGTCTTCATTATTTCTTCTTCAGTGCTTCTTTCTCATTTAACTCTTCTACAAGACTTttctttccaaaaccctaatttttgtttaACGTGCTACTATTctctgttgttgttgtcgttGCTGCGGTCGTTGATTCCCGTTGTTCTCTTTCAACTCTTATCGTTATATTCCCAACTTTCTCATGGCTTCTTCGACTCTTTCCATGATTGAAAAAAGGTGCGTGAGTTATACCTTTTATGATGAGGATGGCGTTCCTCTTGACTCCCTGTTTGTTGTTGAAAGTCCTTCGTATGATCACCACGCCCTTAACTCTATTTTTCTGATGATTCTCCTTCGTTTTCATGTAGGAACGATAAGAAAGCTGTCAAGGATCAAATAAATGAACAGTTCATCAGACAACTGAAAGATGACTATGATCTTCACGACTATGACATCAGACTTTTGTCGGGCCAAAAAGGTGTTCTAGAGAAGGAGGAAGTTCTGAAATTCCCTCACTCGGCCGAGGCGATTATTATCACCAAAGGTCAATTAGAGCTCGGGTTGTGCTTTCCTCTATATGACCCTAGTCGTACCTTCATGTATGAAATTCTTTCCAAACTTCTCAAGTCCCATGCCTTGGCTCAATGGAATGGTAACATTTTTCGTATCATGGCTGAATGAGAGAGGCGAGGACGAGGCGAGTGCACCGCTACTGCTTGGTCGACCTATGACCCTTCTCAGACGGGCAACTATACCCCTGCCATCTTTGTTGCCAATTATCGAACTGGGACTTCCACTAATGGTGACCTTGCCGTGTTTACTGCTAGTCCTCATCGTCATAAGACTCTCCCAGAGGGTGGTAAAATCTGCAGATGAATGAGGATCCTGAAGGAGGGTCGACTTCTAACAAGTACGCTCGTCATACTAGTGATATTGCATGGGACCGGGCCCCTCTTGCTATTCACATTCCTCTGTTAAGTGGAAAATTTCCACCTCCGGCCGATCCCTATCCATTTTGTGTGTTTAATATTGACCGAGTAGGTTTTTTCATTTGTTTAGTTGGTCGTCCCGGGTGACCAGTAAGATAGTGTTTTAACTTGTTTGTATTTTGCAGCCCAAATCCCAGAGTAACCAGCCTAGGGTTCCCAACCTTCAAAAGAGGGATAGAGGTCGTAGAATAGGAGTCGAGTAGGAGACagagaagataaaaaaatatattgctctaTCCACATTACATGTACTTGCTCCTATTTATTGCCTTGAATGGATCTGACGGTGACTCATGTACAGAAATCGAAAGCTAATAAGGGAGATGTTTGGAGTGCTTCGGAGATTCGTGGTGAGGACCCCGATGATCGGCTTTCTTTATCtcattttttgaggaattcgccTCAGAAATCTTCTGATATTTCATCTACCATTGTAGGTGGTAAGCCTGTTGGAAAGGGTAAAGATCCTAAGGGTAATGGCTCTGCCCTGAGGAAGGACATGCCCCAAAAACATGCCGTATCTTCGGCCGGCAAATGCGTTATCATTGCTGATGATGTTATTTTTGTGAtgtatgatgattataatgaagaGGATCTTTTTGGCGAGGAATATGAAACCGGTGGCTTGGACGAGGAAGAGGAGCCGAAGCAGGTAAAGGAGTCTGCTGGTGGAAAGAATGCGGTTTACAGGGGAGAGTTGTTGGAAAATATGCCTCACGCTTCCCCTGCCCCGATCTCGGGCGAAAACATCTTTTTTACCTTCTCGGTCCCATTGTGTAACTCCCTGGGGGATCTTACCTCTCCCGATTTTAGCTCCCTAACAGACGAGGAGATGATCAATGCCTTTTCCCTTTATTCTTCCGGTTCGAAGGACACCTTTAATCAGATGGTGAGTTATCTTTCTTAATTGCATACTTGTAATGTGGGACAGTTGTTGATTCCGTGAAGCGTAATATTCTCAGGATGACAGTAGAAAATTATTGGAGGGTGCTATACGGCGGAGGTAGATAGATGAACTGGAAGGTCTTTGTGTCCAACTGCAGCAAGAACAAGAATGAACCCGAGGATTGGAGAGGCAGCTGGCCGAGACccaaggtattttcttaaaacctAAGTACCTATGATTGATTCTGTAGTTCCAATATTGAGTTTAGTATTATATTCCTTGACGAGATATCTAATATAGATGCCGACGCTGCTTCGGAATATCGTCTATTCAAGAGAAATTTAGACATTGAGATGGACCATGTTGATAACCTCCACCAAAGAATTATCAATAAGAATGCTAAGATAGATCACCAAGAACCCGAGATCGAGAAGCTTCGAGACGAACTACTTC
This DNA window, taken from Papaver somniferum cultivar HN1 chromosome 3, ASM357369v1, whole genome shotgun sequence, encodes the following:
- the LOC113362209 gene encoding histone H3.3a-like — its product is MARTKQTARKSTGGKGPRKQLAAKAARKSTPTTGGVKKPHRYRPGTVALREIRKYQKSTELVNSKTPLELLYKKKPDYTLCAVLALQEAAEAYLVGLFEDTNLCAIHAKRVTIMPKDIQLAKRIRGERA